In Chitinophagaceae bacterium C216, the genomic stretch AACTGTTGCAATTCGATGTTGCCAATCGAGAAGAAGTGCAGCGTGTGCTCACTGGATGGATAGAAGCCAATTCGGATAAGATAATTGAAGTGCTGGTCAATAATGCCGGTATTAAGGATGATGTATTGTTGATGTGGATGAAAGACGAGCAGTGGGATAATGTTCTAGACACGAGTCTCGGAGGATTTTTTAACGTTACCCGTATTGTTGTAAATAGCATGTTACGTCAACGATATGGCAGAATTATCAATGTAGTGTCACTGAGCGGATTAAAAGGACTTGCCGGGCAAACCAATTACTCAGCAGCAAAAGGGGGTATCATAGCAGCTACAAAAGCACTTGCTCAAGAAGTGGGTAAGCGCAATATCACGGTTAACGCCGTAGCTCCGGGTTTTATTAAAACGGATATGACGGCTGATATAGATGAAGCACAGATGAAACAACTGATTCCTGTAAACCGCTTCGGCACTCCCGAAGAAGTAGCGCATGCAGTAGGATTTTTGGCAAGTAAGGAATCGGGATACATTACGGGGCATGTACTGTCTGTAAATGGTGGATTATACACCTAGCCATTAACAAGTGTTACCATTTCATTATTGCACTTCCCCATGTAAAACCGCTTCCAAAAGCCGCTAGGCAAACGAGATCGCCTTCTTTAATTTTTCCTTGTTCCCAAGCTTCACAAAGCGCAATAGGGATGGAAGCCGCTGTAGTATTGCCGTAATGCTGAATATTATTGAACATCTGGTCCTCTTTGAGGTTCAGCTTTTGCTGAATGTATTGGGAGATACGTAGATTAGCTTGATGGGTAATCAACAGGTTAATATCATTTTGTTGATAACCATTTGTCGCTAATGCCTCTTGAATGGCTTCAGGCATTTTGACTACAGCTTTTTTAAATACAGTCTGTCCGTCCATATAGGGATAAATATCTTCTCGCTCTACCAAGTCTTTATTTATAAAAAGATTGGTATAGGGATTATTTTCATCAACACGGGGTTCCCATTCTTTATTGTGTACGCCTGCATGGAAACCTGGATTAGGCATGCTGAGAAGTTCGGCTCCTTCGCCATCACTGTGCAGATGAGTGCTTAGTATGCCACGATTCTCTGATGGTGATGGTTGTAGGATGACGGCTCCCGCTCCATCGCCGAAAATTACCGATACGCTTCTACCTCTGGTGCTGAAGTCTAAGGCAAAAGAATGTACTTCAGCGCCAATCAGCAGTATGTTTTTATACATGCCTGTTTTGATAAATTGATCGGCCACACTCAACCCATATACAAACCCGCTACATTGGTTACGGATGTCCAGTGCTCCAATTTCTTTCAGGCCTAGCATACGTTGCACTAGTACACCACAGCCTGGGAAAAAATAATCGGGACTAAGAGTTGCAAATATGATAAAGTCGATATCGCTTTTTTGAATACCGGCACGCTCAATGGCTATTTCAGCCGCTTTTACGCCCAATATGGAAGTGGTTTCTTCAAATCGTTTTGCATAGTGTCGGGTTTGAATGCCTGTGCGTTCATGAATCCATTCATCCGAGGTATCCATTATTTTGGTAAGCTCGTGGTTGGTAACTACTTTTTCAGGAATATATTTTCCTATTCCGGCAATAATGGTGCGATTCATACTAACAGTTGTTAATGCAGCAAGTTAATAAATACTTCAATTTATTCTCATCTGAATCTAAGCTTTTTATGTTTGTCTAAGCTATATGTCGTTTTCGCTGGTGAATAGCCAGCTAATCAGCCCATTATCTCATAATGGAGCAAAATAGTTTCAATTAGGTCAACCTGTGTAAAAGTCGTACCTTTGCGCTCTTTTTAGAAGGAGGGATGATTTATTAAAATCCGCCCTATATCTTTTTCATTTATATAAAGAACACATGAACATACGTAATATCGCTATTATAGCTCACGTAGACCACGGTAAAACCACATTAGTAGATAAAATCCTACACGCCACCAAAGTTTTCCGAGAAAATCAGGCTACCGGGGAATTAATTATGGATAACAACGATCTGGAACGCGAGCGAGGCATCACTATTTTTAGTAAGAATGCCGCCGTTACTTACAAGGGCGTAAAGATCAATGTGATTGATACACCGGGACACGCCGATTTCGGTGGTGAAGTGGAACGAGTATTGAAGATGGCCGATGGGGTGTTACTATTGGTAGATGCTTTTGAAGGGCCTATGCCTCAGACTCGTTTTGTATTACAAAAAGCTTTGTCTTTGGGGTTGAAGCCTATTGTTGTCATTAATAAGGTAGATAAACCCAACTGTCGCCCCGAAGAGGTGCACGATGCCGTTTTCGATCTGTTCTTCCACCTAGATGCAACAGAAGAGCAACTTGATTTTCCCACCTATTATGGGTCAGGTAAGCATGGATGGTTTAATGATTCCTTAACTGAGATCGACAATATTGAGCCTTTGATGGATGGCATAATTAAGCATGTGCCACCGCCCAGCGTGCAAGAGGGCTCCCTTCAATTACAAATCACCTCTTTAGATTATTCATCTTTCTTGGGACGTATCGCTATTGGAAAGGTAAGTCGTGGTGTTATCAAGGAAAATCAACAAGTAGCACTGGTTCAAGCCGATGGTAGTATCAGAAAGACCCGTGTAAAAGAGTTGTATGTGTTTGAAGGAATGGAAAAGAAAAAAGTAGCCGAAGTACCTGCAGGGGATCTTTGTGCTGTAGTAGGTATTGAAGATTTTAATATTGGTGATACCATTGCCGATGCGGAAAATCCGGAAGCACTGCCTGTGATAAGTGTGGATGAACCTACCATGAACATGACTTTCGGCATCAATAACTCTCCGTTTTTTGGCCGCGACGGTAAGTTTGTAACCAGTCGTCATTTGCGCGAAAGATTACTAAAAGAAACAGAACGAAATTTAGCTTTGCGTGTGGAAGAAACAGAAGGTGGAGAAAGTTTTCTGGTATACGGACGTGGCATTCTGCATCTGGGTGTATTAATTGAAACCATGCGTAGAGAAGGATACGAACTTACTGTAGGACAACCGCAGGTGATTACCAAAGAAATTGATGGCAAAAAATGTGAGCCATACGAAACCTTAGTGGTGGATGTGCCGGAGGAGTTTGCAAGCAAGGTAATTGATTTGGTAACTCGCAGAAAAGGAGAGCTGCTGGTAATGGAAACCAAAGGCGAAATGCAGCATCTGGAGTTTGATATCCCTGCTCGGGGGTTAATCGGATTACGTACTCAGATTTTAACTGCCACTACCGGCGAGGCTGTGATGGCTCACCGCTTTAGTGATTATAAACCCTGGAAAGGTCCTATTCCAGGAAGAAATAATGGCGTGTTGATTTCGAAAAATCAGGGTAAAACCACAGCTTACTCCATTGATAAACTGCAGGATAGAGGGACTTTCTTTGTAGATCCGGGTGAGGAAGTGTATGCTGGTCAAATACTGGCAGAAAATGTAAAACCTGGTGATTTAGTTGTAAATGCCACAGAAGAAAAGAAGCTTACCAACCATAGAGCCAGCGGTAGTGACGATGCTACACGTATTGCACCAAAAACCTTAATGACGCTCGAGGAGTGTATGGAATATATTCAGCATGACGAGTGCATTGAAGTAACACCCAATTTTATTCGCATGCGTAAAGTGATATTAGATGAAACCGAGCGTAACAGACAGGCTAAGAAAATGGCTGCAGAAGCTTAGGTAAGTCACCTAAATCATATAAACCTCCCGGGCAACCGGGATTTTTTATTGTAACCTTTTAAGCCTATAGTTGTTACAATAATAGTTGTATTGGAAACGTACTACGTGTATGTTCCATTCTAATGAATTTCGATTATTAAAGATCTAATTCTAACTTTGCATCATGATTAAGCGATTGGTCCTTTTCCTAGCCTTCCTTATTACACAATACACAGTGCTATTAGCACAATGCTCTATCTGTACAAAAACCGCACAGCAACTGGGTGAGGGACCGGCCCGGGGAATGAATACGGGCATTATTTATCTTGCATTTTTGCCTTTAATAGTAATGACTATTATTGGAATCCGTTGGTGGAAAAATGAAAAGGCTAAGAGTGAATCGTTTAAATAACCACATTGCAGTAATCTATAATAGCTTATTATTTTAACACAAATCAATTTTTTGGCATGATTTGTGTTTATTAATTATTAGAAATGTATTTTTGCTTAGAACCTAAGAGTTGAAGGGATAAAGCAAAAACGTTTTTTTTGATTACTTTAACAAATGCACAAAAATAAAGTCTTTACTATAGCGTTATTATAATAGAGACAAACATAAGATAGTCAATTTTCTCATAAGCAGTTAGTTTTGGTTGCGACCCCTGTTTCTACAGGGGTTTATTTTTGGGCTGATATTTTCAGACTAATAAGTAATCCCAAAATAGCTCCTGCTGCATCTGCTACCACATCCCATCCATCGTAACTTCTGTAAGGTATAAAATGTTTTTGCACGAGTTCTAGGATATATCCCAGGAATATTCCCGCAAGAGTAATCCATACAAGCTTTTTACGAAAAAGGGCCTTAGGTTTATTGCTGATAGCTCGCCCCCAGAAAATCACAAAGAGAGCAAAGAGTATAAAGTGGATATATTTATCTATGTGTGGAATGCTAAAAAGAGATGAACTCTCAGGCTCAGAGGAGCCCGGTATGCACAATAGCGTTACGATAATGGCCGACCACAAAAGGGCCGGCCAGTGACTATTCAATATTTTTTTCAAAACTTGGTATTGTAGTAGAATTATCCTGTAATAGCTTCATAAGCTGCCGCATCAAGTAAACTATCCACATCTGCGGGGTTATCTACTGTCATTTTGATCATCCAGCCTTCGCCATAGGGGTCGGTATTTACCAGTTCAGGTGCATTAG encodes the following:
- the fabG_2 gene encoding 3-oxoacyl-[acyl-carrier-protein] reductase FabG; its protein translation is MNCALVTGGSRGIGSAICVKLATMGYHVLINYKGNREKAEATLKAVNEAGSSGELLQFDVANREEVQRVLTGWIEANSDKIIEVLVNNAGIKDDVLLMWMKDEQWDNVLDTSLGGFFNVTRIVVNSMLRQRYGRIINVVSLSGLKGLAGQTNYSAAKGGIIAATKALAQEVGKRNITVNAVAPGFIKTDMTADIDEAQMKQLIPVNRFGTPEEVAHAVGFLASKESGYITGHVLSVNGGLYT
- the typA gene encoding GTP-binding protein TypA/BipA; its protein translation is MNIRNIAIIAHVDHGKTTLVDKILHATKVFRENQATGELIMDNNDLERERGITIFSKNAAVTYKGVKINVIDTPGHADFGGEVERVLKMADGVLLLVDAFEGPMPQTRFVLQKALSLGLKPIVVINKVDKPNCRPEEVHDAVFDLFFHLDATEEQLDFPTYYGSGKHGWFNDSLTEIDNIEPLMDGIIKHVPPPSVQEGSLQLQITSLDYSSFLGRIAIGKVSRGVIKENQQVALVQADGSIRKTRVKELYVFEGMEKKKVAEVPAGDLCAVVGIEDFNIGDTIADAENPEALPVISVDEPTMNMTFGINNSPFFGRDGKFVTSRHLRERLLKETERNLALRVEETEGGESFLVYGRGILHLGVLIETMRREGYELTVGQPQVITKEIDGKKCEPYETLVVDVPEEFASKVIDLVTRRKGELLVMETKGEMQHLEFDIPARGLIGLRTQILTATTGEAVMAHRFSDYKPWKGPIPGRNNGVLISKNQGKTTAYSIDKLQDRGTFFVDPGEEVYAGQILAENVKPGDLVVNATEEKKLTNHRASGSDDATRIAPKTLMTLEECMEYIQHDECIEVTPNFIRMRKVILDETERNRQAKKMAAEA
- the fabH_2 gene encoding 3-oxoacyl-[acyl-carrier-protein] synthase 3 codes for the protein MNRTIIAGIGKYIPEKVVTNHELTKIMDTSDEWIHERTGIQTRHYAKRFEETTSILGVKAAEIAIERAGIQKSDIDFIIFATLSPDYFFPGCGVLVQRMLGLKEIGALDIRNQCSGFVYGLSVADQFIKTGMYKNILLIGAEVHSFALDFSTRGRSVSVIFGDGAGAVILQPSPSENRGILSTHLHSDGEGAELLSMPNPGFHAGVHNKEWEPRVDENNPYTNLFINKDLVEREDIYPYMDGQTVFKKAVVKMPEAIQEALATNGYQQNDINLLITHQANLRISQYIQQKLNLKEDQMFNNIQHYGNTTAASIPIALCEAWEQGKIKEGDLVCLAAFGSGFTWGSAIMKW